From Candidatus Methylomirabilota bacterium, a single genomic window includes:
- a CDS encoding xanthine dehydrogenase family protein molybdopterin-binding subunit yields the protein MSHRPVREGGWVGRPLPLKEDARLVAGRGRFVDDLGRPRMLHAAMLRSPHAHARIVSVDTRGAEALPGVFGILTGAEAVARSGPIRPLIPTTAVVPDYCLAVDRARYVGEPVAAVAAVDRATAEDALERIRVEYEPLPVVVDPEAALGADAPLLFPELGTNVVWHDTLTYGAVDEAMARADGVLRERFTIQRYASTPLETFGGIAEYDAGADTFEFWTNDQRPGLTISSLAASLGVPQSRVRLSCPDIGGGFGNKRRPAYLLVCALLARKTGRPVKWIEDRIENLTALMHACNGIMDVELAYRADGTLLALSIRDIADEGKNLVTPTQHNLIKLGNIANGYRIPAVRYEAWSVLTNKCPSGANRGIGKPFMCFAIERAMALLARRLELDPAELRLRNYVTAEQMPYTTPPGARYDSGDYPATLRRALERFGYAERRAEQAASRARDDGRWLGIGIATSVEPAGTNLASYEIVTGRRAASGSAEAAMVRVEPDGAVRVSLGDPPSGQGYETVLAQIVADELGLTPDAVTVTRGFDSATTPWLYLSGNYSNKFSVTDVGAVVGAAARVRDKLLRIAGHRLEAAVADLELSGGAVAVRGAPDRRIAFAELARTAYADVLGLPSGEQPGLEARQAYQNPLAEPMDGERRVRSQLVFSNAAHCCLVEVDRRTGLVKILEYLVVHDCGRELNPLIVEGMVHGATAHGIGAALLEEFRYDAQGQLLASTFMDYLKPTSVDVPLIEVDRLEHPSPVTPLGAKGVGEGGAIPGPAAVANAIEDALAHLGVVVRGLPITPEQIWRWTR from the coding sequence ATGAGCCACCGGCCCGTGCGCGAGGGCGGATGGGTCGGGCGCCCGCTGCCGCTCAAGGAGGACGCGCGCCTGGTGGCCGGACGCGGCCGCTTCGTCGACGATCTCGGCCGCCCGCGCATGCTGCACGCGGCCATGCTCCGCAGCCCGCATGCCCACGCCCGCATCGTCTCCGTGGACACGCGGGGGGCGGAAGCCCTCCCCGGTGTCTTCGGCATCCTCACCGGAGCGGAAGCGGTCGCGCGCTCCGGCCCCATCCGCCCCCTCATCCCCACCACCGCGGTGGTGCCCGACTACTGCCTGGCGGTGGACCGCGCGCGCTACGTGGGTGAGCCGGTCGCGGCGGTGGCCGCCGTCGATCGGGCGACCGCGGAGGACGCGCTCGAGCGCATCCGCGTCGAGTACGAGCCGCTGCCCGTGGTGGTGGATCCCGAGGCGGCCCTCGGCGCCGACGCCCCCCTCCTCTTTCCGGAGCTGGGCACCAACGTGGTGTGGCACGACACGCTGACCTACGGCGCGGTGGACGAGGCGATGGCCCGCGCCGACGGCGTGCTGCGCGAGCGCTTCACGATCCAGCGCTACGCCTCGACCCCGCTCGAGACCTTCGGCGGCATCGCGGAGTACGACGCGGGCGCGGACACCTTCGAGTTCTGGACGAACGACCAGCGGCCGGGTCTCACCATCTCGTCCCTGGCCGCCTCGCTCGGGGTGCCCCAGTCACGCGTGCGGCTGTCCTGCCCGGACATCGGCGGGGGCTTCGGCAACAAGCGCCGCCCCGCCTATCTCCTGGTCTGCGCGCTGCTCGCCCGCAAGACCGGCCGGCCCGTGAAGTGGATCGAGGACCGCATCGAGAACCTGACCGCGCTCATGCACGCCTGCAACGGCATCATGGACGTGGAGCTGGCCTATCGCGCCGACGGCACCCTGCTGGCGCTCTCGATCCGCGACATCGCCGACGAGGGCAAGAACCTCGTCACCCCGACCCAGCACAACCTGATCAAGCTCGGCAACATCGCCAACGGCTACCGCATCCCCGCGGTGCGCTACGAGGCGTGGTCGGTGCTGACCAACAAGTGCCCGAGCGGGGCCAATCGCGGCATCGGCAAGCCGTTCATGTGCTTCGCGATCGAGCGGGCGATGGCGCTGCTCGCGCGCCGGCTCGAGCTGGACCCGGCCGAGCTGCGGCTTCGCAACTACGTCACCGCCGAGCAGATGCCCTACACCACCCCGCCAGGCGCCCGCTACGACAGCGGCGACTACCCGGCCACGCTGCGGCGGGCGCTCGAGCGGTTCGGCTACGCGGAGCGCCGCGCGGAGCAGGCCGCCTCCCGCGCCCGCGACGACGGCCGATGGCTCGGCATCGGCATCGCGACGTCGGTGGAGCCGGCGGGCACCAACCTCGCCTCCTACGAGATCGTCACCGGACGCCGCGCGGCGTCCGGCTCCGCGGAGGCCGCGATGGTGCGCGTGGAGCCCGACGGCGCGGTGCGCGTGTCGCTGGGGGATCCGCCCAGCGGGCAGGGCTACGAGACGGTGCTGGCCCAGATCGTGGCCGACGAGCTGGGCCTCACCCCGGACGCGGTCACGGTCACCCGCGGCTTCGATTCGGCGACCACCCCGTGGCTCTATCTCTCCGGCAACTACTCGAACAAGTTCTCGGTGACCGACGTGGGCGCGGTGGTGGGCGCGGCCGCGCGGGTGCGCGACAAGCTGCTTCGCATCGCGGGGCACCGGCTGGAGGCCGCGGTGGCCGATCTGGAGCTGAGCGGCGGCGCGGTCGCGGTGCGCGGGGCGCCGGACCGCCGGATCGCGTTCGCGGAGCTGGCGCGCACCGCCTACGCCGACGTGCTCGGCCTGCCGTCCGGCGAGCAGCCGGGGCTCGAGGCGCGGCAGGCGTATCAGAATCCGCTCGCCGAGCCGATGGACGGCGAGCGACGGGTACGCTCGCAGCTCGTGTTCTCGAACGCCGCGCATTGCTGCCTGGTCGAGGTCGACCGGCGCACCGGACTGGTGAAGATCCTCGAGTACCTGGTCGTGCACGACTGCGGCCGCGAGCTCAACCCGTTGATCGTCGAGGGCATGGTGCACGGGGCCACCGCGCACGGCATCGGCGCGGCCCTGCTCGAGGAGTTCCGCTACGACGCCCAGGGCCAGCTGCTGGCCTCGACGTTCATGGACTACCTCAAGCCCACGTCGGTGGACGTGCCGCTGATCGAGGTGGACCGGCTCGAGCACCCCTCGCCGGTCACCCCGCTCGGGGCCAAGGGAGTGGGCGAGGGCGGCGCGATCCCCGGCCCCGCGGCGGTCGCCAACGCGATCGAGGACGCGCTCGCACATCTGGGCGTGGTGGTGCGCGGGCTGCCGATCACCCCGGAGCAGATCTGGCGCTGGACCCGGTGA
- a CDS encoding MFS transporter, giving the protein MSDPAPSESPARPGRWRLLTILTASYGAGAFGMLGISPLSPSLVDGLGLSRFQVAFLVPSIYLSGLLFSLPGGRLADRLGVRPAFLGGLAMAAIGLVAAALAPGFVSFLVCLFAAGSGWSVVNPALGKAIMDIFPVSERGIAMGVKQMGLTLGGLVAALALPAIAATLGWRSAIGACSVIVALPVLLGWRPLAAVHATARETSAVGGSTEPASSWWWARRPALVVFFATGFVLGMVQGAVLSYLPLFTIQGLGFDKIGAGFLVAASQAGGAVSRLTLGAASDRWAAGRRSLWLAFTGTVGALIFFVYAVWPASSALPAGALAFATGVGAYGWVGIFFVISAEAGGRGQAGLLSGVAFAAIVLGLLVGPPIFGLLLEATDSYAVAWGVFAALSALVALVCLVAGPAIDRESGVRSCITTFRRGAMS; this is encoded by the coding sequence GTGAGCGACCCGGCCCCCTCTGAGTCGCCCGCGCGGCCGGGACGCTGGCGGCTGCTCACGATCCTCACCGCGTCCTACGGCGCGGGCGCCTTCGGCATGCTCGGCATCTCGCCGCTCTCGCCGAGCCTCGTCGACGGGCTCGGCCTGTCGCGCTTCCAGGTCGCCTTCCTGGTCCCGTCGATCTACCTCTCCGGCCTCCTGTTCTCGCTGCCCGGCGGCCGGCTCGCAGACCGGCTCGGCGTGCGTCCTGCGTTCCTGGGCGGCCTCGCGATGGCCGCGATCGGGCTGGTCGCGGCGGCGCTCGCGCCCGGCTTCGTGTCGTTCCTCGTCTGCCTCTTCGCGGCGGGCAGCGGCTGGAGCGTCGTGAATCCGGCGCTGGGCAAGGCGATCATGGACATCTTCCCGGTCAGCGAGCGCGGCATCGCGATGGGCGTCAAGCAGATGGGGCTCACTCTCGGCGGTCTCGTCGCCGCGCTCGCCCTGCCCGCGATCGCGGCCACGCTCGGCTGGCGCTCGGCCATCGGCGCGTGCTCGGTGATCGTGGCGCTGCCGGTGCTCCTCGGCTGGCGCCCGCTCGCCGCGGTGCACGCGACCGCGCGGGAGACGTCGGCCGTGGGCGGCAGCACGGAGCCGGCCTCGTCCTGGTGGTGGGCGCGGCGGCCGGCGCTCGTCGTCTTCTTCGCCACCGGCTTCGTGCTCGGCATGGTGCAGGGTGCGGTACTGAGCTACCTGCCGCTCTTCACGATCCAGGGGCTCGGCTTCGACAAGATCGGCGCCGGCTTCCTGGTCGCCGCGTCGCAGGCGGGCGGTGCGGTCTCCCGGCTCACCCTCGGCGCGGCGAGCGATCGCTGGGCGGCGGGCCGGCGCTCGCTCTGGCTGGCCTTCACCGGCACGGTCGGCGCGCTGATCTTCTTCGTGTACGCGGTCTGGCCCGCGTCCTCGGCGCTGCCGGCCGGCGCACTGGCCTTCGCCACCGGCGTCGGCGCCTACGGTTGGGTCGGTATCTTCTTCGTGATCAGCGCCGAGGCGGGCGGGCGCGGCCAGGCCGGACTCCTGAGCGGCGTGGCCTTCGCGGCCATCGTGCTGGGTCTCCTCGTGGGGCCGCCGATCTTCGGCCTCCTGCTCGAGGCCACCGACTCGTACGCGGTCGCCTGGGGCGTCTTCGCCGCGCTCTCGGCTCTGGTCGCCCTCGTCTGCCTCGTCGCCGGCCCCGCCATCGACCGCGAGTCCGGGGTCAGGTCTTGCATTACGACATTTCGACGCGGTGCGATGTCGTAA
- a CDS encoding enoyl-CoA hydratase — protein MGYEQILYEAKDRIATVTLNRPEKLNAWTGVMGREVRQAMDEAARDESVRVIILTGAGRGFCAGADMQLLSGIVDAGTVRESDERPARSASAADASMRADFRGPYAYFPTVPKPIIAALNGATAGLGLVIALYCDLRIAADAAVFTTAFSRRGLIAEHGVSWMLPRLVGLQHGLDLLLSARKISAAEALGMGLVSQVRPAASLMDDVRAYARDMADLVSPRSIRVMKRQIWEAQFQSLAEATAVAGEEMTRSFTSEDFKEGVAHFVEKRPPRFTGR, from the coding sequence ATGGGCTACGAGCAGATCCTGTACGAGGCGAAGGACCGCATCGCCACCGTCACGCTGAATCGTCCCGAGAAGCTCAACGCGTGGACCGGCGTGATGGGGCGCGAGGTGCGGCAGGCGATGGACGAAGCGGCCCGTGACGAGTCGGTCCGGGTGATCATCCTCACCGGGGCCGGCCGCGGCTTCTGCGCGGGCGCTGACATGCAATTGCTCTCCGGCATCGTGGACGCCGGGACGGTGCGCGAGAGCGACGAGCGCCCGGCGCGATCCGCGTCGGCCGCAGATGCGTCGATGCGCGCCGACTTCCGCGGGCCCTACGCCTACTTCCCGACGGTGCCCAAGCCGATCATCGCCGCGCTGAACGGCGCCACCGCCGGCCTCGGCCTGGTGATCGCGCTCTACTGCGACCTGCGCATCGCGGCCGACGCCGCGGTCTTCACCACCGCGTTCTCGCGGCGCGGGCTCATCGCCGAGCATGGGGTGAGCTGGATGCTGCCGCGACTGGTCGGGCTGCAGCACGGCCTCGACCTGCTCCTGAGCGCGCGCAAGATCTCCGCGGCGGAGGCGCTCGGCATGGGGCTGGTGTCGCAGGTGAGGCCGGCCGCGTCGCTGATGGACGACGTCCGCGCCTACGCGCGCGACATGGCGGACCTGGTCTCCCCGCGCTCGATCCGGGTCATGAAGCGCCAGATCTGGGAGGCGCAGTTCCAGTCCCTCGCCGAGGCCACCGCGGTGGCCGGCGAGGAGATGACCCGCAGCTTCACCAGCGAAGACTTCAAGGAAGGCGTCGCGCACTTCGTGGAGAAGCGCCCGCCCCGCTTCACCGGACGGTAG
- a CDS encoding extracellular solute-binding protein, with amino-acid sequence MTLSHRSLPAALAILIALALATAGPVLAFDGEAALHEAAKKEKEFTWYTAHYNSETAAALCQGFEKKYPGVKCNYIRTTAQVAYQRLAQDQKAGIAQASVISSTDQSHYTRMKKDGWLQPYKPKNLPELVDAFRAFNDPDDQFVATAAGLVLITYNTSVVSATEAPKKWMDLTDPKWKGKVSIGHPGFSGYVGTWVVEMKKLYGWDFFKKLEQNKPRIGRSINDTVTMLNAKESIVAAGPAATTLESKAKGNPLAVVYPEDGAILMVSASGIVKNAPAPNAARLFIEYLLSREGNEVMVQQYQDPVNKHVKPMAGARPLTDVKTIRPSATEIEKGIPEVKELFRETFGI; translated from the coding sequence ATGACCCTCAGCCATCGATCACTCCCCGCGGCGCTCGCCATCCTGATCGCGCTCGCCCTGGCGACGGCCGGCCCGGTCCTGGCCTTCGACGGCGAGGCGGCGCTCCACGAGGCGGCCAAGAAGGAGAAGGAGTTCACCTGGTACACCGCGCACTACAACTCGGAGACCGCGGCCGCCCTCTGCCAGGGCTTCGAGAAGAAGTATCCGGGCGTGAAGTGCAACTACATCCGCACCACCGCGCAGGTGGCCTACCAGCGGCTGGCCCAGGACCAGAAGGCGGGCATCGCGCAGGCCTCGGTGATCAGCTCGACCGACCAGAGCCACTACACCCGGATGAAGAAGGACGGGTGGCTGCAGCCCTACAAGCCCAAGAACCTGCCCGAGCTGGTCGACGCGTTCCGCGCCTTCAACGACCCGGACGACCAGTTCGTGGCCACCGCGGCCGGTCTCGTGCTCATCACCTACAACACGAGCGTCGTCTCCGCCACCGAGGCGCCGAAGAAGTGGATGGACCTGACCGATCCCAAGTGGAAGGGCAAGGTGTCCATCGGCCATCCCGGCTTCAGCGGCTACGTGGGCACGTGGGTCGTGGAGATGAAGAAGCTCTACGGCTGGGACTTCTTCAAGAAGCTCGAGCAGAACAAGCCGCGCATCGGGCGCTCCATCAACGACACCGTGACCATGCTGAACGCCAAGGAATCGATCGTCGCCGCGGGGCCCGCCGCCACCACGCTGGAAAGCAAGGCGAAGGGCAACCCGCTCGCGGTGGTCTATCCCGAGGACGGCGCGATCCTGATGGTCTCGGCTTCCGGCATCGTCAAGAACGCGCCGGCGCCCAACGCGGCCCGGCTCTTCATCGAGTACCTCCTGAGCCGCGAGGGCAACGAAGTCATGGTGCAGCAGTACCAGGACCCGGTGAACAAGCACGTCAAGCCGATGGCGGGGGCCCGGCCTCTCACGGACGTCAAGACCATCCGTCCCTCCGCGACCGAGATCGAGAAGGGCATCCCCGAGGTCAAGGAGCTGTTCCGCGAGACCTTTGGCATCTGA
- a CDS encoding iron ABC transporter permease, giving the protein MASDRSLVVWLLLIALLLLLVINPLARLLWASFEHPDTGAFTLENYAAAYGRWRNVEALINSMIVGLSVAVVCTIFGVPMAWAVSRTDMPAKSLVWAAVLGTFIMPNYLGAVAWILMAGPNAGWLNRIYSALTGASAGPFNVYSMTGLVLVISCYSFPYMFVFTRSALELISSEMEDAASTLGAGALRTTLRVTLPLALPAIMGAFIVVFLEAIALFGSPALIALPARFQVMTTTLWQMFEFPPRVQVAAAYAMPLLLITVSLFWLQYWIIARKGFVALTGKGGERRLMHLGPWRWVMLGYCLLITSLSFFMPMAVILQAAFARAWGRGFSWDNVTLRNLRFVLFDQTATRMATLNTFVYAAAASLIALGLALAIAYIVARRLVPFGRVLTYVAMAPFVIPGIVLAIGFYAAYTAKPLVLYGTAWILILAFATRFLPIAYTNSDAALRSINPELEDAARILGGSRLLALRRVVAPLLQRGLAGAFILVFIPATRELSSAIFLYTTGTQVLSVLLFDKSDEGNFELLSSMGLILVAVTVAMVLLGFRLIGRDFLLRRTAT; this is encoded by the coding sequence TTGGCATCTGACCGCTCGCTCGTCGTCTGGCTGCTACTGATCGCGCTGCTACTGTTGCTCGTGATCAATCCGCTCGCCCGCCTGCTGTGGGCGAGCTTCGAGCATCCGGATACCGGCGCCTTCACCCTCGAGAACTACGCCGCCGCCTACGGACGCTGGCGCAACGTCGAGGCGCTGATCAACTCGATGATCGTCGGCCTCTCGGTGGCGGTGGTCTGTACCATCTTCGGCGTGCCGATGGCGTGGGCGGTGTCCCGCACCGACATGCCGGCCAAGAGCCTGGTGTGGGCCGCGGTGCTCGGCACGTTCATCATGCCGAACTATCTGGGCGCGGTGGCCTGGATCCTCATGGCCGGGCCCAACGCGGGCTGGCTCAACCGCATCTACTCCGCGCTGACCGGCGCCAGCGCCGGGCCGTTCAACGTCTACAGCATGACCGGCCTCGTGCTGGTCATCTCCTGCTACTCGTTCCCGTACATGTTCGTGTTCACCCGCTCCGCGCTCGAGCTGATCTCCTCGGAGATGGAGGACGCGGCGAGCACGCTCGGGGCGGGCGCGCTCCGCACCACCCTCCGGGTGACCCTGCCGCTGGCCCTGCCCGCCATCATGGGCGCGTTCATCGTGGTATTCCTCGAAGCCATCGCGCTCTTCGGCTCGCCCGCGCTCATCGCCCTGCCCGCGCGCTTCCAGGTGATGACCACCACGCTCTGGCAGATGTTCGAGTTCCCGCCCCGGGTGCAGGTGGCCGCCGCCTACGCGATGCCGCTGCTGCTGATCACCGTCTCCCTGTTCTGGCTGCAGTACTGGATCATCGCGCGCAAGGGCTTCGTGGCTCTCACCGGCAAGGGAGGCGAGCGGCGGCTGATGCACCTGGGCCCCTGGCGCTGGGTGATGCTCGGGTACTGCCTGCTCATCACGTCGCTGTCCTTCTTCATGCCGATGGCGGTGATCCTGCAGGCTGCCTTTGCCCGGGCCTGGGGCCGCGGCTTCTCGTGGGACAACGTCACGCTCCGCAACCTGCGCTTCGTGCTCTTCGACCAGACCGCCACCCGCATGGCCACGCTGAACACCTTCGTCTACGCGGCGGCCGCCTCGCTCATTGCCCTCGGGTTGGCCCTCGCGATCGCCTACATCGTGGCCCGACGGCTGGTGCCGTTCGGCCGCGTGCTCACCTACGTGGCGATGGCGCCCTTCGTGATTCCCGGGATCGTGCTCGCCATCGGCTTCTACGCGGCCTACACCGCGAAGCCGCTGGTGCTCTACGGCACCGCGTGGATCCTGATCCTGGCCTTCGCCACCCGCTTCCTGCCCATCGCCTACACCAACAGCGACGCGGCACTGCGCAGCATCAATCCCGAGCTGGAGGATGCCGCGCGCATCCTGGGCGGCAGCCGGCTCCTCGCGCTGCGGCGGGTGGTGGCCCCATTGCTGCAGCGCGGACTCGCGGGCGCGTTCATCCTGGTGTTCATTCCGGCCACCCGCGAGCTGTCCTCCGCCATCTTCCTCTACACGACCGGAACCCAGGTGCTCTCCGTCCTCCTCTTCGACAAGAGCGACGAGGGCAACTTCGAGCTGCTCTCCTCGATGGGCCTCATCCTGGTGGCGGTCACGGTCGCGATGGTGCTGCTGGGCTTCCGCCTGATCGGCCGCGACTTCCTCTTGCGAAGGACCGCCACGTGA
- a CDS encoding ABC transporter ATP-binding protein, whose product MSRLVLTDVSRRFGAVTAVDRFSLILTPGEFVSLLGPSGCGKTTTLRMIAGFLAPSEGTIAMDGRVVSSPGSSLPPEKRNMSMIFQSYAIWPNMTVAENVAFGLEVRRRPKAEIRERVGRILEVVQMGHLASRYPQELSGGQQQRVALARAIVVQPAVLLLDEPLSNLDANLREEMRYEIRRLHDEFHITTVYVTHDQAEAMVASDRIAVMNQGRVEQVDAPRALYARPRTRFVAGFIGRTNLLDGESRGDDVVFDGFTIPRRAFPEPAAIEGRVGFSLRPQSIVLHRQPPPSTRAAVVPGRLVQRAYLGEHWDYTVRPAGTRLALRVTTRPHEVFEVDEKVWLELDPSQMAALQPE is encoded by the coding sequence GTGAGCCGCCTCGTGCTGACCGACGTGAGCCGCCGCTTCGGCGCGGTGACCGCGGTGGACCGCTTCAGCCTGATCCTGACGCCCGGCGAGTTCGTCTCGCTGCTCGGCCCGTCGGGCTGCGGCAAGACCACCACCCTCCGCATGATCGCGGGCTTCCTGGCCCCGAGCGAGGGCACCATCGCGATGGACGGGCGCGTCGTCTCGTCGCCCGGCTCCTCGCTGCCGCCCGAGAAGCGCAACATGTCGATGATCTTCCAGAGCTACGCGATCTGGCCCAACATGACGGTCGCCGAGAATGTCGCCTTCGGCCTCGAGGTCCGTCGCCGGCCCAAGGCCGAGATCCGCGAGCGAGTGGGCCGCATCCTCGAGGTCGTGCAGATGGGCCACCTCGCGAGCCGCTATCCGCAGGAGCTATCGGGCGGCCAGCAGCAGCGCGTGGCCCTGGCCCGAGCCATCGTGGTGCAGCCGGCGGTGCTCCTGCTCGACGAGCCGCTCAGCAACCTCGACGCGAACCTGCGCGAGGAGATGCGCTACGAGATCCGGCGCCTCCACGACGAGTTCCACATCACCACGGTGTACGTCACCCACGATCAGGCCGAGGCGATGGTGGCCTCCGACCGCATCGCGGTCATGAACCAGGGGCGGGTCGAGCAGGTGGACGCCCCGCGCGCGCTCTACGCGCGCCCGCGCACGCGCTTCGTGGCCGGATTCATCGGCCGCACCAACCTGCTCGACGGCGAGAGCCGGGGCGACGACGTGGTCTTCGACGGCTTCACGATTCCGCGCCGCGCCTTTCCCGAGCCCGCCGCGATCGAGGGCCGCGTCGGCTTCTCGCTGCGCCCGCAGTCGATCGTGCTGCACCGTCAGCCGCCGCCGAGCACCCGCGCCGCGGTGGTGCCGGGCCGGCTGGTTCAGCGCGCGTACCTGGGGGAGCACTGGGACTACACGGTGCGCCCGGCGGGGACCCGGCTCGCGCTGCGGGTGACCACGCGCCCGCACGAGGTCTTCGAGGTCGACGAGAAGGTCTGGCTCGAGCTCGATCCGAGCCAGATGGCGGCGCTCCAGCCCGAGTGA
- a CDS encoding pseudouridine synthase: protein MTLILVNKPFGVLCQFTDRAGRPTLADLVPVRDVYPAGRLDHDSEGLVVLTDDGALQAQLADPRHHVEKTYWAQVEGEPAAEALDRLRRGVILGDGRTRPARVRRIAEPATLWPRHPPIRRRAAIPTAWLEIGLREGRNRQVRRMTAAVGHPTLRLIRAAVGPYTLGALRPGEWRRD, encoded by the coding sequence GTGACCCTGATCCTCGTCAACAAGCCGTTCGGCGTGCTCTGCCAGTTCACCGACCGGGCCGGGCGGCCGACCCTGGCCGACCTCGTGCCGGTCCGCGACGTGTATCCGGCCGGCCGCCTCGATCACGACAGCGAGGGCCTGGTGGTCCTCACCGACGACGGCGCGCTGCAGGCGCAGCTCGCGGATCCGCGGCATCACGTGGAGAAGACGTACTGGGCCCAGGTCGAGGGCGAGCCGGCGGCGGAGGCGCTGGACCGGCTGCGACGAGGCGTGATCCTCGGAGACGGGCGCACGCGGCCCGCGCGCGTGCGACGCATCGCCGAACCGGCGACGCTCTGGCCGCGGCATCCGCCGATTCGCCGGCGCGCGGCTATTCCGACCGCGTGGCTCGAGATCGGGCTCCGCGAGGGGCGCAACCGGCAAGTACGCCGGATGACGGCGGCGGTGGGGCATCCGACGCTGCGGCTGATCCGCGCGGCGGTGGGGCCGTACACGCTCGGAGCGCTGCGCCCGGGGGAGTGGAGGAGGGATTAG
- a CDS encoding SDR family NAD(P)-dependent oxidoreductase yields the protein MAYQAFDLTGKTAIVTGGNSGIGLGMAEAMAQAGAAVCIWGTNEDKNVHALARLHATGAKALALRCDVSDEAAVDRAFADTVNALGGVDACFVNAGVSGRGPAPSFAEMTTEEWHRVLRVNLDGAFFTLRTAARHMIARGEGGSLAVTASLAALEGSPLSAHYAASKGAMLSVMRALSVGLARHKIRVNAIVPGWIDTPMTEKALHGDAFKSRVLPRVPVRRWGTGADFGGIAVYLASDASSYHTGDTFVIDGGYAIF from the coding sequence ATGGCGTACCAGGCGTTCGATCTGACCGGCAAGACCGCGATCGTCACCGGCGGCAACAGCGGCATCGGCCTCGGCATGGCGGAGGCGATGGCCCAGGCCGGCGCCGCGGTCTGCATCTGGGGCACCAACGAGGACAAGAATGTGCACGCGCTGGCCCGTCTGCACGCCACCGGCGCGAAGGCCCTCGCGCTCCGGTGCGACGTGAGCGACGAGGCCGCGGTGGACCGCGCCTTCGCGGACACCGTGAACGCCCTGGGTGGTGTGGACGCCTGCTTCGTCAACGCGGGCGTCTCGGGCCGCGGTCCGGCGCCCAGCTTCGCGGAGATGACCACCGAGGAGTGGCACCGCGTGCTGCGGGTCAACCTGGACGGCGCCTTCTTCACGCTGCGGACGGCGGCGCGCCACATGATCGCCCGGGGCGAGGGCGGCTCGCTCGCGGTCACCGCGAGCCTGGCCGCGCTCGAGGGCTCGCCGCTCAGCGCTCACTACGCGGCCAGCAAGGGCGCCATGCTCTCGGTGATGCGGGCGCTCTCGGTGGGGCTGGCCCGCCACAAGATCCGGGTCAACGCCATCGTGCCGGGCTGGATCGATACCCCGATGACCGAGAAGGCCCTCCACGGCGACGCCTTCAAGTCCCGCGTGCTGCCCCGCGTCCCGGTGCGGCGCTGGGGCACCGGCGCCGACTTCGGCGGCATCGCGGTCTATCTCGCCAGCGACGCCAGCAGCTACCACACCGGCGACACCTTCGTCATCGACGGCGGCTACGCCATCTTCTAG